From a single Loxodonta africana isolate mLoxAfr1 chromosome 9, mLoxAfr1.hap2, whole genome shotgun sequence genomic region:
- the GFI1B gene encoding zinc finger protein Gfi-1b produces the protein MPRSFLVKSKKAHTYHQPRVQEDELAWPPVLTPVARDQALSNGPILSTLFTNQCLDWTSLKREPEPELDRSLTRMASAPEDPVVMSRPQDSDSPPSDSPPFYKPSFSWDALTSSYGHSYRQAPSTMQSAFLERSVSLYGSPLVPSTEPPLDFSLRYSPGMDAYHCLKCNKVFSTPHGLEVHVRRSHSGTRPFACDVCGKTFGHAVSLEQHTHIHSQERSFECQMCGKAFKRSSTLSTHLLIHSDTRPYPCQFCGKRFHQKSDMKKHTYIHTGEKPHKCQVCGKAFSQSSNLITHSRKHTGFKPFTCELCTKGFQRKVDLRRHRESQHNLK, from the exons ATGCCACGCTCCTTCCTGGTGAAGAGCAAGAAGGCTCACACCTACCACCAGCCCCGTGTCCAGGAGGATGAGCTGGCCTGGCCTCCTGTCCTGACCCCTG TGGCCAGGGACCAGGCCCTGAGCAATGGCCCTATCCTCAGCACCTTGTTCACAAACCAGTGCCTGGATTGGACCAGCCTCAAACGGGAGCCTGAGCCGGAGCTGGACCGGAGCTTGACCAGGATGGCCTCAGCCCCAG AGGACCCTGTTGTGATGTCCCGACCTCAGGACAGTGACTCGCCACCCTCCGACTCACCCCCGTTCTATAAGCCCAGCTTCTCCTGGGATGCCCTGACCTCATCCTATGGCCATAGCTACCGGCAGGCCCCCTCCACCATGCAGTCTGCCTTCCTGGAGCGCTCTGTCAGTCTGTACGGCAGCCCACTGGTGCCCAGCACCGAGCCCCCCTTGGACTTCAGCCTCCGCTACTCCCCAGGCATGGATGCATACCATTGCCTCAAGTGCAACAAG GTGTTCTCCACCCCCCACGGGCTCGAGGTGCATGTCCGCCGCTCCCACAGCGGGACCCGGCCCTTCGCCTGTGACGTCTGTGGCAAAACCTTCGGCCACGCTGTGAGCCTGGAGCAGCACACACACATCCACTCCCAG GAGCGCAGCTTCGAGTGCCAGATGTGTGGCAAAGCCTTCAAGCGCTCATCCACCCTGTCCACTCACCTGCTGATCCACTCAGACACGCGGCCGTATCCCTGCCAGTTCTGCGGCAAGCGCTTCCACCAGAAGTCGGACATGAAGAAGCACACCTACATCCACACTG GTGAGAAGCCACACAAGTGCCAGGTGTGTGGGAAGGCCTTCAGCCAGAGCTCCAACCTCATCACCCATAGCCGGAAGCATACAGGCTTCAAGCCCTTCACCTGTGAGCTGTGTACCAAGGGTTTCCAGCGCAAGGTGGACCTGCGGCGGCACCGCGAGAGCCAGCACAACCTCAAGTGA